From Denitrovibrio acetiphilus DSM 12809, the proteins below share one genomic window:
- a CDS encoding putative nucleotidyltransferase substrate binding domain-containing protein has product MKSDMLTSEIIKILTRFYLFQGVDSERLEILTSNSSLVELENEDVIFYKNDQYHKGLYLLLDGKVLLDSDDSGSSLTIGTGDLIGLSTFLAKSRYSVTAKCAEGCSLIFFPETCIYKLMSDYANFKEKLQKLIFARINGLSGSKTDSILHSTFKSVGTYMMSPVMTVKEDDNIKDAAVLMSRHKIGSVVVTCEHNRFIGVITAKSVIYRLFNDGSCDIVCTDVKDYMTPNPVHLSPEHPLVNALSEMQKQDEDYAVVVRNSEPVGIISGKDILRILFSDASIYGIDINETNSLERLQEVHIGLYTIAEQMMNNSKLTSQILPVLTSMHIEIQKRIYSITSDNYLKETGKDIRLIKHAVIVMGSVARKEAMLDPDQDNGFVFPDDITEEDKGHLVAFAKKLSDNLDFVGYEYCKGDVMVTNPEMQNTISEWKKLISGWVDNPGEKGLRWSSITFDVALLAGTPELAMELKQFILFKTAQRPVFLLQTLQADANLKIPISLFGKFVVEKEGEYKGLINLKRAALSFIVDVTRCFTLSKSFGDLNTIERLKHLGRQGTLAEETVSNMIHAYEIVTDIILNSQIALAKEGEKQHKFVNPHKLSLYNQERLKNALNHISKFLNSGLRYFSGSPF; this is encoded by the coding sequence GTGAAGAGTGATATGCTCACATCCGAAATAATCAAAATTCTAACACGTTTTTATCTATTTCAGGGGGTGGACTCTGAAAGACTCGAAATACTCACCAGCAACTCTTCTCTGGTGGAACTTGAAAATGAAGATGTTATTTTTTATAAAAATGATCAATATCACAAAGGGCTTTATCTTCTTCTGGATGGTAAAGTCCTCCTTGATTCTGACGACAGTGGTTCAAGCCTGACCATCGGCACAGGCGACTTAATAGGGCTTTCAACTTTTCTTGCAAAATCCAGATATTCTGTCACAGCTAAATGTGCCGAAGGGTGCTCACTGATATTTTTCCCTGAAACATGCATATACAAACTGATGAGCGACTACGCTAACTTTAAAGAGAAGCTGCAGAAGCTTATATTCGCCCGTATAAACGGACTTTCAGGCAGTAAGACAGATTCTATCCTGCATTCAACATTTAAGTCTGTGGGAACATACATGATGTCTCCTGTAATGACAGTAAAAGAGGACGACAATATAAAAGACGCAGCCGTGCTTATGTCACGTCATAAAATAGGCTCTGTGGTTGTCACATGCGAACACAACCGTTTCATAGGAGTCATCACGGCAAAATCTGTCATATACAGGCTTTTCAATGATGGTTCCTGCGATATCGTATGCACAGATGTTAAAGACTATATGACTCCCAACCCAGTGCACCTCTCACCGGAACACCCACTTGTCAACGCCCTGTCTGAAATGCAGAAGCAGGATGAGGACTATGCAGTTGTTGTCCGAAACAGCGAGCCGGTGGGAATAATCTCCGGTAAGGATATACTGCGCATACTTTTCAGTGACGCAAGTATATACGGGATAGATATAAACGAAACCAACTCACTCGAAAGACTTCAAGAAGTCCATATCGGGCTTTATACCATTGCAGAACAGATGATGAACAATTCGAAACTGACAAGTCAGATTCTCCCCGTCCTGACATCCATGCATATTGAAATTCAAAAACGTATATACAGCATTACCTCTGACAACTACCTGAAAGAAACCGGAAAAGATATCCGTCTGATAAAACATGCCGTAATTGTTATGGGCAGCGTCGCTAGAAAAGAGGCAATGCTTGACCCTGACCAGGACAACGGCTTTGTGTTCCCTGACGACATAACGGAAGAAGACAAAGGACATCTTGTCGCTTTCGCTAAAAAACTCTCGGATAACCTTGACTTCGTAGGATATGAGTATTGTAAAGGGGATGTGATGGTTACAAACCCTGAAATGCAGAACACTATATCTGAATGGAAAAAACTTATCAGCGGCTGGGTCGATAACCCGGGCGAAAAGGGGCTCAGATGGTCTTCTATAACATTTGACGTTGCACTGCTGGCAGGGACACCTGAACTTGCCATGGAGCTAAAACAGTTTATCCTTTTTAAAACAGCACAGAGACCGGTGTTTTTACTACAAACCCTTCAGGCAGATGCTAACCTCAAAATACCTATATCTCTGTTCGGAAAGTTTGTGGTTGAAAAAGAAGGAGAATATAAAGGTTTAATAAACCTGAAACGTGCTGCTCTGTCATTCATCGTGGATGTCACCAGATGCTTCACCCTGAGCAAATCCTTCGGCGACCTAAACACCATTGAGAGGCTGAAACATCTGGGCAGACAAGGGACTCTGGCAGAAGAAACTGTCAGCAATATGATACACGCTTACGAAATTGTGACGGATATAATATTAAACAGTCAGATAGCTCTGGCAAAAGAAGGCGAAAAACAGCATAAATTTGTTAATCCACATAAATTATCTCTCTATAACCAGGAGAGATTAAAAAATGCCCTGAACCACATATCAAAGTTTTTAAACAGCGGACTCAGATACTTCAGCGGATCGCCTTTTTAG
- a CDS encoding cation acetate symporter, with translation MNKYTKMFFTLVLVIGSFSGAYAAAGEELFQLEKGFKLLPAIIMIAFIGLYLTVGWMMKVKTTEGYWVAERNIGAVGNGMAIASDWMSAASFMGVAGLLYLKGFFGLGYIIGWTGGYVLLLTLTASQLRRFGKYTIPEFLGDRYNSHGIRMITAVVTVIIAITYSTAQFKGIALISGWIFGMNYVGSVFFAAGIVLVYMLMSGQKGVTKNQQIQYVVLITGFLLPLFIIFAKYGAQIGTPGILPQIEYGAIISNAATATGEGAHWAANYTAPWANGTFYQFFALAFTLMVGTAGLPHILVRFYTVTDEDVARKSVVYGLFFIGILYWSSPAYAALGQFFNPAGGKAVADVIILSAPERAGLGLFFMGYLASGALAAGLSTVAGLMVAGAAAIAHDWYATIFRPDSSEQEKLMAARIFTAVLVCCVIITALKPPALIAQIVAMAFAIAGSAIFPAIVLGVWYGKSNKYGAMAGMLVGLIGAVVSMVGWINNVEFFGATGIMPATSSALILAPLNFITNIVVSNMTAASMTAKDIEEGNKVLKVMHNIID, from the coding sequence ATGAACAAATACACGAAAATGTTTTTTACACTCGTTTTAGTCATTGGCTCCTTCAGCGGCGCATATGCAGCTGCCGGCGAAGAGCTCTTTCAGCTTGAAAAAGGTTTTAAACTTCTGCCTGCAATCATCATGATAGCCTTCATAGGTCTTTACCTTACAGTAGGCTGGATGATGAAAGTAAAAACTACCGAAGGCTACTGGGTTGCCGAGCGTAACATCGGCGCAGTAGGTAACGGAATGGCGATTGCATCCGACTGGATGTCTGCTGCATCCTTTATGGGTGTTGCTGGTCTGCTTTATCTCAAAGGTTTTTTCGGACTTGGCTATATTATCGGCTGGACAGGCGGGTATGTTCTGCTCTTGACACTGACAGCTTCACAGCTGCGCCGTTTCGGCAAATACACCATCCCCGAGTTCCTCGGAGACAGATATAACTCTCACGGTATCAGAATGATCACAGCAGTTGTTACAGTTATCATAGCTATAACTTACTCAACAGCTCAGTTCAAAGGTATCGCACTGATCTCCGGCTGGATATTCGGCATGAACTATGTAGGTTCAGTATTCTTTGCTGCGGGCATCGTGCTTGTTTACATGCTCATGTCAGGACAAAAAGGAGTTACAAAGAATCAACAGATCCAATATGTGGTTCTTATCACGGGTTTCCTCCTTCCGCTGTTTATCATCTTTGCCAAATACGGCGCACAGATCGGAACACCTGGAATACTCCCGCAGATTGAATACGGTGCAATAATATCAAATGCTGCAACAGCAACAGGCGAAGGCGCTCACTGGGCAGCAAACTATACAGCCCCATGGGCAAACGGAACATTCTATCAGTTTTTCGCCCTTGCGTTCACGCTGATGGTGGGTACAGCAGGTCTGCCTCACATCCTCGTACGTTTCTATACAGTTACAGACGAAGATGTCGCAAGAAAATCTGTTGTATACGGTCTGTTCTTTATAGGTATCCTGTACTGGTCGTCACCTGCTTATGCAGCTCTTGGTCAGTTCTTCAACCCGGCTGGCGGTAAAGCCGTCGCTGACGTTATCATACTGTCAGCACCGGAAAGAGCTGGTCTCGGACTGTTCTTCATGGGTTACCTTGCTTCCGGTGCTCTGGCTGCCGGTCTCTCCACGGTTGCAGGACTTATGGTTGCCGGTGCCGCTGCTATCGCACACGACTGGTACGCAACAATCTTCCGCCCTGACTCATCAGAGCAGGAGAAGCTTATGGCTGCCCGTATCTTTACAGCAGTTCTCGTATGCTGTGTCATCATAACCGCACTCAAACCACCAGCTCTTATCGCTCAGATAGTTGCCATGGCGTTTGCTATTGCAGGTTCTGCTATATTCCCTGCAATAGTTCTAGGGGTATGGTATGGTAAGTCAAACAAGTATGGTGCAATGGCAGGTATGCTTGTCGGTCTCATAGGTGCTGTTGTTTCTATGGTAGGTTGGATAAATAACGTTGAATTCTTTGGCGCAACAGGCATTATGCCGGCTACATCTTCAGCTCTGATTCTTGCTCCGCTGAACTTTATCACTAATATTGTGGTATCGAACATGACTGCGGCGAGCATGACAGCAAAAGATATCGAAGAAGGCAACAAAGTTCTTAAAGTAATGCATAATATAATAGACTAA
- a CDS encoding DUF4212 domain-containing protein produces the protein MTEKEKMLDISFFNPKRAHVKAEVKAASIIIVLWALCWMTTPILLKLTGDSQGIGPLTKATFIGFPLHYWLVAQGTTVGFVLLCLFFVILWNKLVKNSEH, from the coding sequence ATGACCGAAAAAGAAAAAATGCTAGACATCAGCTTTTTTAACCCTAAACGTGCACACGTTAAGGCTGAAGTTAAGGCAGCATCGATCATCATCGTGCTGTGGGCTCTTTGCTGGATGACAACTCCAATACTTTTGAAACTTACCGGTGACTCACAAGGGATTGGTCCGCTCACCAAGGCAACATTTATTGGTTTCCCTCTGCACTACTGGCTGGTAGCTCAGGGGACAACTGTCGGCTTTGTTCTGCTTTGTCTTTTCTTTGTGATCCTGTGGAACAAACTTGTAAAGAATTCAGAGCATTAA